The proteins below come from a single Candidatus Bathyarchaeota archaeon genomic window:
- a CDS encoding UbiA family prenyltransferase, with the protein MSSNQAASKASALFALGRPFTSLLGAVAIFAAVFVAAGTGITALWVPAVLAFFVGFTFTSASNTLNDYFDCEADKINHPERPLPSGKISPRAALAYSGVLFAVSLVLGALVALQAGVLSVIVVLAALVLELTYDFSVKKRVKAFGNIFIGLLAVLAFIYGGVIVGNVGPVLFMAAAAFLSITAREVVKDVEDMRGDSNQKSLPKIIGVKKANAIAIALLLLAIVLSVVAYYPLGLLGIGYLGVVLVADAVFLCSMPLLFKNPNKARHIWKYAMMLALVAFIVGGIF; encoded by the coding sequence ATGAGTTCTAACCAAGCCGCCTCTAAAGCTTCTGCCCTCTTTGCGCTGGGCCGCCCATTCACCTCGCTGCTTGGCGCAGTCGCCATATTTGCCGCTGTATTTGTGGCGGCTGGAACAGGCATAACTGCCCTCTGGGTACCTGCAGTCCTCGCGTTCTTTGTCGGTTTCACCTTCACCAGCGCAAGCAACACATTAAATGACTATTTTGACTGTGAAGCCGACAAAATCAACCATCCCGAACGCCCTCTCCCCTCAGGAAAAATAAGCCCCCGCGCCGCATTGGCTTATTCAGGTGTGCTTTTCGCTGTTTCGCTTGTTTTGGGTGCGCTGGTGGCTTTGCAGGCGGGGGTTTTGTCGGTTATCGTGGTTTTAGCAGCTTTGGTTTTGGAGTTAACCTATGATTTCTCGGTGAAGAAGCGGGTGAAGGCTTTCGGCAACATCTTTATTGGGTTGCTGGCGGTTTTAGCGTTTATCTACGGCGGCGTCATAGTGGGCAACGTCGGCCCCGTCTTGTTTATGGCTGCAGCGGCTTTTCTCTCGATTACCGCCCGCGAAGTCGTCAAGGACGTTGAGGACATGCGGGGGGACAGTAACCAAAAGAGTCTGCCTAAAATCATCGGTGTAAAGAAAGCCAACGCCATAGCCATAGCGCTTCTGCTCCTCGCCATCGTTCTTAGCGTCGTGGCGTATTATCCGCTGGGGCTTTTAGGCATAGGCTACCTTGGTGTGGTACTTGTCGCCGACGCGGTGTTTCTGTGCTCGATGCCGCTGCTGTTTAAAAACCCCAACAAAGCACGGCACATATGGAAATACGCGATGATGCTGGCGCTGGTCGCGTTCATAGTCGGCGGTATCTTCTGA
- a CDS encoding YbaN family protein produces the protein MSNHPPISQSKIKKQKALRVLLMIVGTISLALGTIGLFLPILPTTPFLLLAAACYLRSSERMHKWLLGNRWFGEYIKNYQAGRGIPMKTKLVALAVLWGTILYSTFFVVDEVLVLQVVLVAIAVGVSAHLIRLPTFKGTCRNQPQKSL, from the coding sequence ATGTCAAATCACCCCCCGATATCCCAATCAAAAATTAAAAAACAGAAAGCCCTACGGGTGCTGCTGATGATTGTGGGCACCATCTCGCTTGCGCTAGGCACCATCGGATTATTCCTACCCATCTTGCCCACGACGCCTTTTCTTTTGCTTGCCGCCGCCTGTTACCTGCGGAGTTCGGAGCGGATGCATAAGTGGCTGCTTGGGAACCGATGGTTTGGGGAATACATAAAGAACTATCAGGCGGGGCGGGGCATACCGATGAAAACTAAGCTTGTAGCGTTGGCGGTTTTGTGGGGTACGATTTTGTACTCGACGTTTTTTGTGGTTGATGAGGTCTTGGTTTTGCAGGTTGTGCTGGTGGCTATTGCGGTGGGGGTAAGTGCCCATTTGATTAGGCTGCCGACTTTCAAGGGAACATGTAGAAACCAGCCGCAGAAGAGCCTATGA
- a CDS encoding NDP-sugar synthase, with product MSDNYAPLVGDSYAPDKIRVIIPVGGKATRLLPLTAETSKACLRLLNRPLVEFSLLSLASQGIRNFIFGVKGYTNYRDLFDYFESGYGFSARYNIKPRIHIKYQPNFPDLGSADSARLNMEYYELCNPVFAVQGDNIFDLQVKKLFDFHREKEACLTIVLREVDNVEGFGIADLDKDGRIMRFVEKPLPKDAPSNLANTGLYVISPEVKKIFKEKGVQQIIKEKNRLDFGYDFIPYVIESGRPVYGYTLKGSWFDVGTPKNYLEAMKNLLHGGFSTLQDFGGRLSGEGMVWVQGESNDSEKRRQEIINKIKQGKIEIEGAVLIGRHCEIEDGVRIVNSCIDNFTRIGKNAVISNSAIMDRVTIGDNAEVHDSIIGRHVAINSSCRCPTRVSAVSVIADDVTLEEGCNLTASKVYPHQRIRGEFQNQTVIAN from the coding sequence TTGAGTGACAATTACGCACCCCTCGTCGGCGATAGTTACGCTCCAGACAAAATCCGAGTTATCATTCCAGTCGGCGGCAAAGCCACCCGCCTGCTGCCCTTGACGGCGGAAACCAGCAAAGCCTGCCTGCGCCTGCTTAACCGGCCGCTGGTGGAGTTTTCGCTTCTCTCGCTGGCAAGCCAGGGAATACGTAATTTTATCTTCGGCGTCAAAGGCTACACCAACTATCGGGACCTGTTTGATTATTTCGAGTCAGGCTACGGCTTCTCAGCCCGCTACAACATTAAACCCCGAATTCACATCAAATATCAACCGAATTTTCCTGATTTAGGCAGCGCGGACTCTGCACGCCTGAACATGGAGTACTATGAGCTATGCAACCCCGTCTTTGCCGTGCAGGGCGACAACATCTTTGATTTACAGGTCAAAAAACTCTTTGATTTTCACAGGGAAAAAGAAGCCTGCCTCACCATTGTGCTGCGGGAGGTCGATAACGTGGAGGGCTTTGGCATCGCGGACCTTGACAAGGACGGGCGAATTATGCGTTTCGTCGAGAAACCATTGCCTAAAGATGCCCCCAGTAACCTTGCTAACACGGGGCTGTATGTGATTTCGCCGGAAGTGAAAAAAATCTTCAAAGAGAAGGGCGTGCAGCAAATCATCAAAGAAAAGAACCGCCTGGACTTCGGCTACGACTTCATCCCCTACGTTATCGAGTCGGGGCGTCCAGTGTACGGCTACACGCTTAAGGGCAGCTGGTTTGATGTGGGTACACCTAAGAATTATTTGGAAGCCATGAAGAACCTGCTGCATGGCGGCTTCTCGACGCTTCAGGATTTCGGCGGCAGATTAAGCGGTGAGGGCATGGTTTGGGTTCAGGGTGAAAGCAACGACTCCGAGAAGCGTCGCCAGGAAATCATAAATAAGATTAAGCAGGGCAAGATTGAGATTGAAGGCGCCGTGTTGATTGGGCGGCACTGCGAAATCGAGGATGGCGTACGCATCGTAAACAGCTGCATCGATAATTTCACGCGGATCGGCAAGAACGCGGTTATCAGTAACTCAGCGATCATGGACCGAGTCACGATTGGCGACAACGCGGAGGTGCATGACAGCATCATCGGGCGTCATGTTGCAATAAATAGTTCCTGCCGCTGCCCCACAAGGGTTTCGGCGGTCAGCGTTATAGCAGATGATGTCACCTTGGAGGAAGGCTGTAACTTGACGGCGTCAAAGGTGTATCCGCATCAGCGCATCCGAGGCGAATTCCAGAACCAAACCGTAATCGCAAACTAA
- the endA gene encoding tRNA-intron lyase, producing MKVELLENFLVVWNSTEGSDLYKTAYYGKPVGIPKPKIPEFDVPLVLDLMEGLYLAETEKIEIYENPTGAEVSLEKLRQKAKQLYDEFEEKYAVYHDLRDSGLIVTPGIKFGVDFAVYKYGPGVEHAPYMVTVKRAGSDISATEIVKNGRLATTVRKRFIIAVPDLSSKRIQYLMFKWFKA from the coding sequence ATCAAAGTGGAACTCCTCGAAAACTTCCTTGTCGTATGGAACTCCACCGAAGGCTCTGACCTCTACAAAACCGCCTACTACGGCAAACCCGTCGGTATCCCTAAACCTAAAATCCCCGAATTCGACGTGCCGCTGGTTTTGGACCTTATGGAGGGGCTTTACTTGGCGGAGACCGAGAAAATCGAAATCTACGAAAACCCCACTGGAGCCGAAGTGAGCCTCGAAAAGCTGCGGCAGAAAGCCAAGCAGCTCTACGATGAATTCGAAGAGAAATATGCGGTTTATCATGATTTGCGCGACAGCGGCTTAATTGTGACGCCCGGCATCAAATTCGGCGTGGACTTCGCCGTTTACAAGTATGGCCCAGGCGTTGAGCATGCGCCCTACATGGTGACGGTTAAGCGGGCGGGAAGCGACATATCCGCTACAGAAATCGTCAAGAACGGGCGCTTAGCCACGACTGTGCGTAAACGCTTCATCATCGCGGTGCCTGACTTGTCCTCGAAGCGGATTCAGTATCTGATGTTTAAGTGGTTTAAGGCTTAG
- a CDS encoding DUF47 domain-containing protein produces the protein MVLPSETEERVKRRALNACQDNLRKVVDVSRKIPQLVEYFASGDKESVRKLFSEIKAGEEEVVKARRMVSQELAEIGAILYAREDFLRFTNLSSEIADFSEGIAYYLVEIMEHNWAIPPEVKKDLLKLSLAVLDSVLKLRETMMVLNYGSQKTLERAKDVEIAERIVDDQYRALTIKVLASKIDIPALLLLRDVLQLLENSADKAEDAADAARLVSFIM, from the coding sequence TTGGTACTTCCATCAGAAACAGAAGAACGTGTTAAGCGCAGAGCATTAAACGCCTGCCAAGACAACCTACGCAAAGTAGTTGACGTGTCAAGGAAAATCCCTCAACTCGTCGAGTATTTCGCAAGCGGAGACAAAGAAAGCGTCCGTAAACTGTTCAGCGAAATCAAAGCAGGCGAAGAAGAAGTGGTGAAAGCCCGGCGCATGGTAAGCCAGGAACTCGCCGAAATCGGCGCTATCCTCTACGCCCGCGAAGACTTCCTCCGATTCACCAATCTTTCAAGCGAAATCGCTGACTTCAGCGAGGGCATAGCATATTACCTTGTAGAAATCATGGAGCACAACTGGGCTATACCACCAGAAGTCAAAAAAGACCTCCTTAAACTCTCCCTGGCAGTACTCGACTCCGTTCTGAAGCTCCGGGAAACCATGATGGTGCTCAACTACGGCAGCCAAAAAACCCTGGAACGCGCCAAAGACGTCGAAATCGCCGAGCGCATCGTGGACGACCAGTACCGAGCCTTAACCATAAAGGTGCTTGCCAGCAAAATCGATATCCCTGCATTGCTCCTGCTACGCGACGTTCTGCAGTTGCTGGAGAACTCCGCTGACAAAGCCGAGGACGCCGCGGATGCTGCACGACTGGTTTCCTTCATCATGTAG
- the glyS gene encoding glycine--tRNA ligase produces MSSEVKCSKPVCDKFVAVNELAKRRGFFWSSFEIYGGSGGFVTYGPLGARLKQNVEARLRELFVKKIGIFEMESSVITPAKVFEASGHVAHFKEPMVECQKCHTRFRADHLLEDKGISSAEAEKMSLEEINEELVHHEIVCPDCKGTFGEPTRYLTMFETTIGPYAGSVGYGRPEAAQNIFVEFNRLYNVAREKLPFGCINIGKALRNEISPRQGLIRLREFTIADLEFFFDPEEATCDRLCEVQDEVLPILLCDTRLKECEDVTLFTVREALDKGVIRSEWQAFFMAQAKRLLTELGVPAEKQRFLEKLTWEKAHYSSQSFDQEVLVDRWGWVEVSGHAYRTDFDLSCHMKASGVDMTVYKEFKNPVETEELTVKPILAKLGPVFKGEAGKVAAAIAKVPAQQIADELREKGSVMVEGYQVFAEHLEIGMQKTTVRGKRFVPHVVEPSFGCDRLFYIALEYAYGLKDDRVVMSFPRSIAPIQVGIYPLMGKDGLDCKAREIQRQLACEGFMTDYDETGSIGRRYARADEAGVQLGITIDYDTLEKGTVTIRDRDSWQQVRTPVADLPSLLHRYFECKANFEDLGSQIKT; encoded by the coding sequence TTGAGCAGCGAAGTTAAATGTAGCAAACCAGTGTGCGATAAATTCGTCGCAGTCAACGAACTCGCTAAGCGCCGCGGCTTCTTCTGGAGCAGCTTTGAAATCTATGGCGGCAGCGGCGGCTTTGTCACTTACGGCCCCCTCGGCGCACGCCTCAAACAGAACGTGGAGGCGAGGCTGCGGGAGCTTTTTGTCAAAAAAATCGGTATCTTCGAGATGGAATCCTCAGTTATCACCCCCGCCAAGGTTTTTGAGGCGTCGGGGCACGTGGCGCATTTCAAGGAGCCCATGGTGGAGTGCCAGAAATGCCACACACGCTTCCGCGCGGATCATTTGCTCGAAGACAAGGGCATCAGCAGCGCCGAAGCAGAAAAAATGAGCCTTGAAGAAATCAATGAGGAACTGGTGCATCACGAAATCGTCTGCCCCGACTGCAAAGGCACCTTCGGCGAACCCACACGTTACCTCACCATGTTCGAAACCACCATCGGCCCCTACGCGGGCTCAGTAGGCTACGGCAGACCCGAAGCGGCACAGAACATCTTTGTGGAGTTCAACCGCCTCTACAACGTTGCCCGCGAGAAGCTGCCGTTTGGCTGCATCAACATCGGCAAGGCACTGCGAAACGAGATTTCGCCGCGGCAAGGCCTGATTCGCCTAAGAGAATTCACGATTGCTGACCTTGAGTTCTTCTTTGACCCAGAAGAAGCCACATGCGACCGCCTCTGCGAAGTCCAAGACGAGGTGCTGCCTATTCTGCTCTGTGACACGCGGCTCAAGGAATGCGAGGACGTCACGCTCTTCACCGTGCGGGAGGCACTCGACAAGGGCGTTATCCGCAGTGAATGGCAAGCCTTCTTTATGGCGCAGGCAAAACGGCTCCTCACTGAGCTTGGTGTCCCCGCGGAGAAGCAGCGGTTCCTAGAGAAACTCACATGGGAGAAAGCCCACTACAGCAGCCAAAGCTTCGACCAGGAAGTCCTCGTTGATCGCTGGGGCTGGGTTGAGGTTTCAGGCCACGCGTACCGCACCGATTTTGACCTGTCCTGCCACATGAAAGCCAGCGGCGTAGACATGACTGTTTACAAGGAATTCAAAAACCCAGTGGAAACCGAAGAACTTACGGTGAAGCCTATTTTGGCTAAGCTGGGACCCGTCTTTAAGGGTGAAGCAGGCAAAGTTGCGGCGGCAATCGCCAAAGTCCCTGCGCAGCAAATCGCCGATGAACTTCGCGAGAAGGGCAGCGTCATGGTGGAGGGCTACCAGGTTTTCGCTGAGCACCTGGAAATCGGCATGCAGAAAACCACGGTGCGTGGCAAACGCTTTGTGCCCCATGTGGTGGAGCCCAGTTTTGGCTGCGACCGCCTCTTCTACATCGCCTTAGAATATGCGTATGGCCTTAAAGATGACCGTGTCGTGATGAGTTTCCCCCGCAGCATAGCACCCATCCAAGTCGGCATTTACCCACTGATGGGCAAAGACGGTTTAGACTGTAAAGCCCGCGAAATCCAGCGTCAACTGGCCTGCGAGGGCTTCATGACTGACTACGACGAAACCGGCAGCATAGGCAGACGCTACGCCCGCGCAGACGAAGCAGGCGTTCAGCTGGGCATAACTATAGACTATGATACGCTCGAGAAGGGCACCGTTACGATCCGCGACCGCGACAGCTGGCAGCAAGTCCGCACCCCAGTCGCTGATTTGCCATCGCTGCTTCACCGATACTTTGAGTGCAAAGCAAATTTCGAGGACTTAGGGAGCCAAATAAAAACTTGA